From the Prochlorococcus marinus CUG1416 genome, the window CAGGTCTTCCTGTTCTAATATTTCCTATCAAATAACCACCTCTGTTCTCTAACCAATCTTGAAGCCATGAAGGAACTACTTGAGGTTGAACGTTAAATTCATTGAAGTGTTGATCATCTCCATACTGCTCAGTGGGCCTTCTTCTTAAAATTTGCATTGTTTGGCTAGTAACCCAATAATGTTTCAATAGAAAACTTCCTAAATCCTTAACCCATTGATTTGTAAGAATAAGTCTTTGATCTAAAAGTCTACTTACATGATCTGCTCGGCTTAATTCCATTAAGTTTATACAACTTTTTAAACATCCATGAAGTAAAACTTCAACTTCTAGAGGTGCTCCCCATACATCCATAGGTCTATCAATCATAAATGCGCAATCTGGTACAAATAGTACGGGAGTACCCTCAAATGTTGGATGCAAAACTAGATCTAGTAAAAGTTGAATACCTCTTTGAACACCTTGACTTTTTCCGAAGGCATAATCACCACTTTTGTTGACATAATACCAACATAAAATGGGCCACCATAAACTTGCGTCAGCCGAAGTAATTCTCCCTATTGATCTCTGACCATAGTCTCCAATAAGCTTTCCGTTTTCTTCAACAAAACTAGTAGGAAATACGCCACGCGTTTGGTAATTAGTGCTTTGTAACTCAAGGCATACACTTAGGAACCTTTTGACAATTTCGTACCGTTTTTGGGTAATGAGGTAAATCATTACGGGAACGTTGTCTCTTAAAAATATTTCTCCATAATTTAACTTTTTATTGTTTGTTGGGTGTTCTAGTGCTGCAACACTGCCTACTAGCTCTCCTGATATTTCAACTAAAGTCTTTTCGAAGTGTTTTTTTGCATTTGTTACAATTTTATCTTCTTCAGAACTTGGACGAACCCTTAAATTTTTTTGACTAAATCTTTCTGCCATTTTATTTAAAATCCTTCTATTTACAGCCTAGTTCGTTAAGTGAATATTGAACAAAAAAAAATTAATAAAAAAATTATGTATTAATGGTTGCAAAATTACGGTCAAATGGTTTAGTATTTTCTTCTGGGCAAAAATAT encodes:
- a CDS encoding glycoside hydrolase 100 family protein, with protein sequence MAERFSQKNLRVRPSSEEDKIVTNAKKHFEKTLVEISGELVGSVAALEHPTNNKKLNYGEIFLRDNVPVMIYLITQKRYEIVKRFLSVCLELQSTNYQTRGVFPTSFVEENGKLIGDYGQRSIGRITSADASLWWPILCWYYVNKSGDYAFGKSQGVQRGIQLLLDLVLHPTFEGTPVLFVPDCAFMIDRPMDVWGAPLEVEVLLHGCLKSCINLMELSRADHVSRLLDQRLILTNQWVKDLGSFLLKHYWVTSQTMQILRRRPTEQYGDDQHFNEFNVQPQVVPSWLQDWLENRGGYLIGNIRTGRPDFRFYSLGNSLACMFGVLPPAEQRALFRLVLHNRQHLMAQMPMRICHPHMDVEEWQNKTGSDPKNWPWSYHNGGHWPSLLWFFGAAVLLHQKNYASDDVILMEEMKSLIEESYWCQLNQLPKQEWAEYFDGPTGTWVGQQSRTYQTWTIVGFLLMNHFLREDNNDLDMFKI